Proteins found in one Enterococcus sp. 9D6_DIV0238 genomic segment:
- a CDS encoding lipopolysaccharide biosynthesis protein: MNEKAKSVIKNLYYTVAANFATLGISVLLNLFVPKLLGVREYSYWQLYVFYSSYVGFFHLGWIDGIYLKIGGEEYEDLDKRNLGSQFWYLAIFEVILSSLVIVWAFFFLPPSNKSLILILTAVVSLITISKTFILFIFQSTNRIKEYAQLSRTDRYLYVMFIGVYLLMGGRNFFWLITMDILSRLIMTIWGMYRIRDMLSLKMIRLRKVLPEIIDNINIGSKLMISSIASMLIIGTIRFFVEKKWTIETFGKLSFTLSISNMFLTFVNAVGVVMFPLLRRTNQEKLPNLFVTLRNLFVPITYGILLFYVPAKYILAAWLPEYAESLKFMGILFPIIIYEGRMSLLINTYLKALRKEKTILFVNLTTLSLSLILSVIIIFGFGNLTWAVGLILISLAFRCNFAELFLCKSMNIPIIKSLLLETSMTVLFILSNLFFGGSFISTAVYGVCYLLYLLVNHKKMLQSFNEFRGLLKGT, encoded by the coding sequence ATGAATGAAAAAGCTAAGTCAGTCATAAAAAATCTATATTATACAGTTGCAGCTAACTTTGCTACGTTAGGGATCTCTGTCTTACTAAATTTATTTGTTCCAAAATTATTAGGTGTCAGAGAATATAGCTATTGGCAACTGTATGTTTTCTACTCATCTTATGTTGGTTTTTTCCATTTAGGCTGGATCGATGGGATTTATTTGAAGATTGGCGGGGAAGAATACGAAGATCTGGATAAGAGAAATTTAGGCTCTCAATTTTGGTATTTAGCTATATTTGAGGTTATTCTTTCATCTTTAGTGATCGTGTGGGCCTTTTTCTTTTTACCACCAAGCAATAAATCACTTATTTTGATATTAACTGCGGTCGTCTCTTTGATCACTATTTCGAAAACATTTATTCTCTTTATTTTCCAATCAACAAACCGTATCAAAGAATATGCGCAATTATCTAGAACAGATCGGTATTTGTATGTCATGTTCATCGGAGTTTACCTGCTTATGGGCGGGCGGAACTTTTTCTGGTTGATTACGATGGATATCCTGTCTAGACTGATCATGACGATCTGGGGAATGTATCGTATTAGAGATATGCTCAGCTTGAAAATGATTCGCTTAAGAAAAGTCTTACCTGAAATCATCGATAATATCAACATTGGTAGTAAATTGATGATCAGTAGTATTGCAAGTATGTTGATCATCGGAACGATTCGTTTTTTTGTTGAAAAAAAATGGACGATCGAAACATTTGGGAAATTGTCTTTCACATTGAGTATTTCTAATATGTTTTTGACCTTCGTCAATGCAGTTGGCGTTGTTATGTTTCCATTGCTCAGAAGAACGAACCAAGAAAAATTACCGAACCTCTTTGTTACGCTAAGAAATTTATTTGTTCCGATTACGTACGGGATTTTACTATTCTATGTTCCTGCAAAATATATTTTGGCTGCATGGCTGCCTGAATATGCTGAGAGCTTGAAGTTTATGGGGATCTTGTTCCCGATCATTATTTACGAAGGACGAATGTCATTATTGATCAATACCTACCTAAAAGCTTTGAGAAAAGAAAAGACGATTTTGTTCGTTAACTTAACGACATTATCGTTATCGCTTATTTTGTCAGTCATCATTATTTTTGGCTTCGGCAACCTGACTTGGGCGGTGGGTCTTATTTTGATCAGTTTAGCCTTTAGATGTAACTTTGCAGAGTTGTTTTTGTGCAAATCGATGAACATTCCTATAATCAAATCTCTACTTTTAGAGACATCAATGACTGTTTTGTTTATCTTAAGTAACCTGTTTTTCGGCGGTAGTTTTATCAGTACAGCTGTGTATGGAGTATGTTATTTACTTTATCTATTAGTGAATCATAAAAAGATGCTTCAAAGCTTTAATGAGTTCCGTGGATTATTGAAGGGGACATAA
- a CDS encoding lipopolysaccharide biosynthesis protein: protein MDYSRMMIITLDEKSVLFSTDAQKLGIHVEKYFERRTFIIKLLNYLDKKLNLQLASFFYGNWKKKLKEIDFILVNSHFFSRPLIKYLNRKYPEIRIVVWYSNPVIRDTPVSLYSDLNCELWSFDEKDCEKYGMHPNNQFIDRTKLTVTKTDDSYHSDVCFIGVDKNRLPLLLELEQYFISKQLKPLIYVVDSSKNSRTDYAYKEALPYSELINYEGNTGAILDIVQSDQQGISLRPLEALFLNKKLITNNPSVQNLDFYRWENMFILSETNLEELAAFLEVPMVPLPESVTQNYQFSGWFANFFKR from the coding sequence ATGGACTATAGTCGTATGATGATCATTACGCTGGATGAGAAATCGGTTTTATTTTCAACGGATGCACAAAAATTAGGTATCCACGTAGAGAAATATTTTGAACGACGGACATTTATAATCAAACTGCTCAATTATCTAGATAAAAAGTTGAATTTACAATTGGCGTCTTTCTTTTATGGAAACTGGAAAAAAAAGTTGAAAGAGATCGATTTTATTTTGGTGAATTCACACTTTTTTTCTCGTCCATTGATTAAATATTTGAACCGAAAGTATCCTGAAATACGGATTGTTGTCTGGTATAGTAATCCTGTGATTAGAGATACACCTGTTTCTCTTTATTCGGACTTAAATTGTGAACTATGGTCGTTTGATGAAAAAGACTGTGAAAAATATGGGATGCATCCGAATAATCAATTTATTGATCGGACAAAGCTGACTGTTACAAAAACAGATGACAGCTATCATTCAGATGTTTGTTTTATTGGTGTAGATAAGAACCGATTACCGCTTTTATTAGAACTGGAGCAGTACTTTATCAGCAAGCAATTGAAACCGTTGATTTATGTTGTCGATTCATCTAAAAATTCTCGAACAGATTATGCTTATAAAGAAGCATTGCCGTACAGTGAATTGATCAATTATGAGGGCAATACAGGAGCTATTTTAGATATTGTTCAAAGTGATCAGCAAGGGATTTCCCTTAGACCATTAGAAGCATTGTTTCTTAATAAAAAATTGATCACGAATAATCCAAGTGTACAGAACCTGGACTTTTATCGATGGGAAAATATGTTCATTTTGTCTGAAACAAATCTAGAAGAACTAGCTGCTTTCCTTGAAGTTCCTATGGTTCCACTTCCAGAAAGTGTCACACAAAACTATCAATTCAGTGGTTGGTTTGCTAATTTTTTTAAGAGATAA
- the miaA gene encoding tRNA (adenosine(37)-N6)-dimethylallyltransferase MiaA → MKKVLVIAGPTAVGKTALSIQLAKQLDGEIISGDSMQVYKGLDIGTAKATKEERAGVPHYLIDCREWSETYSVADFQKEGRRMIDEIIKKGKLPIVVGGTGLYIQALLYDFELGAKDESTEIRESYERFAKENGNEKLWALLQKKDPKAAESIHYNNQKKIIRALEVFDKTGYSILTPRETPNPLYDYFLVGLETDRTLLYERINQRVELMLDSGLLKEAAQLYEEQPQQSIQGIGYKEFFPYFEGKEDLEDAVAQVKQNSRRYAKRQLTWFKNRMNANWWDLVQHPETQVELEQAIVDWLGSSEG, encoded by the coding sequence TTGAAAAAAGTATTAGTTATAGCAGGCCCAACAGCAGTTGGTAAAACAGCTCTAAGTATTCAATTGGCAAAACAATTGGATGGTGAAATTATCAGTGGAGATTCAATGCAAGTGTATAAAGGCTTGGATATTGGAACGGCTAAAGCAACAAAGGAAGAGCGGGCTGGAGTACCTCATTACTTGATCGATTGCCGTGAGTGGTCAGAAACATATTCGGTTGCTGATTTTCAAAAAGAAGGACGTCGAATGATCGATGAGATCATCAAAAAAGGCAAGTTACCGATCGTTGTGGGAGGAACAGGATTGTATATCCAAGCGTTGCTGTATGATTTTGAATTAGGTGCTAAAGATGAGTCAACTGAAATTCGAGAAAGCTATGAACGATTCGCTAAAGAAAATGGAAATGAAAAATTATGGGCATTGCTTCAGAAAAAAGACCCTAAAGCAGCTGAGAGCATCCATTACAATAATCAAAAAAAAATCATTCGGGCACTCGAAGTATTTGATAAAACAGGATACAGTATCTTGACACCAAGAGAAACACCTAACCCTTTATATGACTATTTTTTAGTGGGCTTAGAAACGGATCGTACATTGTTATATGAGCGTATCAATCAGCGGGTAGAGCTCATGCTTGATTCTGGTCTTTTAAAAGAAGCAGCCCAACTTTATGAGGAACAACCACAGCAATCGATCCAAGGAATTGGTTACAAAGAATTTTTCCCTTATTTTGAGGGAAAGGAAGACTTAGAAGACGCAGTTGCCCAAGTGAAACAAAACTCAAGAAGATATGCGAAAAGGCAGTTGACATGGTTTAAAAATCGTATGAATGCTAATTGGTGGGATTTAGTTCAGCATCCAGAAACACAGGTGGAGCTGGAACAAGCGATAGTTGACTGGCTAGGCTCTTCGGAAGGATAA
- a CDS encoding glycosyltransferase family 2 protein, whose product MPEISIIVPVYKVEQYLDKCVKSILAQTFQDFELILVDDGSPDRSGEMCDEYAKADQRITVIHQENGGLSAARNTGIEVAKGRYLGFVDSDDYIMEDMYELLYNNLKREDADLATVGFLDVYAGKEPVIKEKKYIVTDMVGAAKIMFEGKLSTISATNKLYKREIFDHVRYPVGMITEDAAVILDVLEETKKVVIDTSQKYCYFHRENSISSNHFTHKDLDMIKAWEDNEARVVAKYPELVNVAHTRVCWAYFTVLDKMMNSPLTNEDMETQRQIIKFLRSNFTFVLKNQYFTKSRKIAMFALKIHPYLYKLLSRFESRMVRKINK is encoded by the coding sequence GTGCCTGAGATAAGTATTATTGTTCCGGTATATAAAGTAGAGCAATATCTAGATAAGTGTGTAAAATCCATTTTAGCTCAAACATTCCAAGATTTTGAACTGATTTTGGTCGATGACGGTTCGCCGGACAGAAGCGGTGAGATGTGTGATGAATATGCGAAAGCCGATCAACGGATCACTGTTATCCATCAAGAAAATGGCGGCTTAAGCGCAGCAAGAAATACTGGGATCGAAGTAGCTAAAGGTCGTTACCTAGGCTTTGTTGATAGTGATGATTATATCATGGAAGATATGTATGAACTTTTATATAATAATCTAAAAAGAGAAGATGCTGATTTAGCAACAGTTGGTTTTTTGGATGTTTATGCGGGGAAAGAACCTGTGATCAAAGAGAAAAAATATATCGTAACAGATATGGTCGGCGCAGCAAAAATAATGTTTGAAGGAAAGCTAAGTACGATCAGTGCAACAAATAAGCTATATAAAAGAGAAATATTTGATCATGTTCGTTATCCAGTCGGTATGATCACAGAAGATGCAGCAGTTATTTTAGATGTGCTTGAAGAAACTAAAAAAGTAGTCATCGACACTAGTCAAAAATATTGTTACTTTCACCGGGAAAATAGTATTTCCAGTAATCACTTTACACATAAAGACTTGGATATGATCAAAGCATGGGAAGATAATGAAGCACGTGTTGTAGCTAAGTATCCAGAATTAGTCAATGTTGCTCATACTAGGGTTTGCTGGGCTTATTTTACTGTCTTGGATAAAATGATGAATAGTCCTCTAACAAATGAGGATATGGAGACACAAAGACAAATCATCAAATTTTTACGTAGCAATTTTACTTTTGTACTTAAAAATCAATATTTTACTAAATCGAGAAAAATAGCGATGTTCGCTTTAAAAATACATCCATACCTATACAAGCTCTTATCACGTTTTGAGAGTAGAATGGTAAGGAAAATAAACAAGTAG
- a CDS encoding NAD-dependent epimerase/dehydratase family protein, with amino-acid sequence MNNILITGGAGFIGSTLANFYSKNHQVIVVDDLSMGNKNNLDHSDNIRFIEGSVTDFSLMEELLKTNQFDYIFHLAAVASVADSVERPVETHQVNFDSVFQLLELIRAHQADLKRLVFTSSAAVYGDEPTLPKAEESVIRPLTPYAIDKFAAEKYVVDYYHLYQIPTSAVRFFNVYGPKQNPESPYSGVISIIMDRYKKLLNKEETSFTMFGDGSQSRDFVFIEDVVQALDLVATSNASLGEVYNVGTGTAINLNDLVATLDELLASELPVQNQPERSGDIKYSLADISKIKAIGYEPKHTIKAGLEKYVSYELAQEKSDL; translated from the coding sequence ATGAACAATATATTGATTACAGGTGGTGCTGGATTCATCGGCTCGACCTTAGCAAATTTTTATTCTAAAAATCATCAGGTGATCGTTGTAGACGATTTATCGATGGGAAATAAAAATAATTTAGATCACTCTGATAATATTCGTTTTATTGAAGGTTCTGTTACAGATTTTTCATTGATGGAGGAGCTGTTGAAAACAAACCAATTCGATTACATTTTTCATTTAGCAGCAGTTGCTAGTGTCGCTGATTCTGTTGAACGACCAGTTGAAACACATCAGGTAAATTTTGACAGTGTATTTCAATTATTAGAATTGATCAGAGCCCATCAAGCTGATTTGAAGCGTTTGGTCTTTACTTCCTCAGCAGCAGTTTATGGAGATGAGCCTACTTTACCTAAAGCAGAAGAATCAGTGATCCGTCCATTGACACCCTATGCAATCGATAAGTTTGCAGCGGAGAAATATGTGGTAGATTATTATCATTTATATCAAATCCCAACAAGCGCAGTCCGTTTCTTTAATGTCTATGGCCCAAAACAGAATCCAGAATCACCTTATTCTGGAGTGATATCGATTATTATGGATCGGTACAAAAAGCTTCTAAATAAAGAAGAGACATCATTTACTATGTTTGGTGACGGATCACAATCGAGAGATTTTGTTTTCATTGAGGATGTTGTTCAGGCGTTAGATTTAGTCGCTACATCAAATGCTTCTTTAGGTGAAGTCTATAATGTTGGTACAGGGACAGCAATCAACCTTAATGATTTAGTTGCAACGTTAGATGAGCTTTTAGCTAGCGAGTTGCCTGTTCAAAATCAACCGGAACGTTCTGGAGATATAAAGTACTCTTTAGCAGACATTTCAAAAATAAAAGCGATTGGTTATGAGCCGAAGCATACGATCAAAGCTGGGCTTGAAAAATATGTTTCTTATGAACTAGCTCAAGAAAAAAGCGATTTATAG
- a CDS encoding C39 family peptidase: MKKKLGYLFVGMIAPVIFMPSMVFSQEQTGSMNTVEESHAVSTSDTERIMESTDTSTTQMSSVEESGSTETQDSVEGSSQLEKSTAPLTVSYSIYNEKSGWQPEQTNGTQAIFSAGRIEALKVALTGGEPEQGSIQYRAHVAEVGWQNFTDANSISGVSGKRMEAIQIQLTGMLKETYDVYYRVQAQNFGWLDWSVNGQNSGTTGFSYEIKGIQIQLVEKGQAAPGKTTRPFVQYKKPNIKYQSHIQDIGWQGVKSNGQLSGTTGQSKRMEAMKLTVDNLPVSGGIEYRSHVQDIGWQDYVANNAVTGTVKQSKRMEALSIRLTGELAQHFDVYYRVHARNFGWLDWASNGQNSGTAGFSYQLESVEIQLVKKGTVAPGSVTRYFVQYKQPNIIYQSHVQDKGWQTPSKNGQTNGSMGQSKRVEAIKVKIENAPVSGGVEYRTHVQDKGWQNYVSNNQLSGTTGESKRVEAYDIRLTGELAKHFDVYYRTHAEYFGWLGWNKNGGISGTSGYRFRMEAFDIVLVRKMLNGPAVSNNYKKAPAGMGNYYMDAPKRIELKTKHYYTDRSLNRGNDISAGTVIDVKKRVLDKNGYPILETPYGYVTAHKNIVAATSKNQKTFMDVPYYNQMAMGYPNGCEEFSLYMALAYLGATRGQNIHQVTEAVPKVPSWGNPHEGFNGHPTDKYGFHTIYPRAFTPYAKRYAPNSRDISGVGTAQFKEELMKGNPLVVWGTYPYLAAPIIDGTYYGSLKVANLHVWLITGFDGNSFHVTDPIYGTMWVSEGTVALSYSPNKMAVAIDK; this comes from the coding sequence TTGAAAAAGAAACTAGGGTATTTATTTGTCGGTATGATAGCTCCTGTTATTTTTATGCCGTCTATGGTCTTTTCGCAGGAACAGACGGGTTCAATGAATACAGTGGAAGAATCACATGCTGTATCAACTAGTGATACAGAGCGAATTATGGAGTCTACAGATACAAGTACAACTCAAATGAGTAGTGTCGAAGAAAGTGGAAGTACTGAAACTCAGGATTCAGTAGAGGGAAGCAGTCAACTAGAAAAAAGCACAGCACCTCTTACAGTCAGCTATTCGATCTATAATGAAAAATCAGGCTGGCAGCCAGAACAAACAAATGGCACACAAGCCATTTTTTCAGCTGGTCGGATAGAAGCGTTAAAGGTAGCACTTACTGGAGGAGAGCCGGAACAAGGCAGCATCCAATATCGTGCACATGTAGCAGAGGTCGGTTGGCAAAACTTTACTGACGCCAATAGTATCAGCGGTGTTTCCGGAAAAAGAATGGAAGCGATTCAAATTCAACTGACTGGGATGCTTAAAGAAACTTATGATGTTTATTACAGAGTGCAGGCCCAAAATTTTGGTTGGCTGGATTGGTCTGTGAACGGTCAAAATTCTGGAACGACTGGTTTTTCTTATGAGATCAAAGGCATTCAGATTCAACTGGTAGAGAAGGGTCAAGCTGCACCTGGGAAAACAACACGTCCTTTTGTTCAGTATAAAAAACCAAATATAAAATACCAAAGCCATATACAGGACATCGGTTGGCAAGGCGTGAAATCTAATGGACAATTGAGTGGAACTACAGGTCAATCTAAACGGATGGAAGCAATGAAACTCACAGTCGACAATCTTCCTGTGTCAGGCGGTATTGAATATCGCAGTCATGTTCAGGATATTGGCTGGCAGGATTATGTTGCGAACAATGCGGTGACTGGAACAGTGAAACAATCTAAGCGGATGGAAGCATTAAGCATTCGTTTGACTGGTGAGTTAGCTCAGCACTTTGATGTTTACTACCGCGTACATGCTAGAAACTTTGGCTGGCTGGATTGGGCAAGTAATGGTCAAAACTCTGGTACAGCGGGATTTAGTTATCAGTTAGAATCGGTTGAAATCCAATTGGTGAAAAAAGGAACGGTCGCACCTGGTTCAGTGACCCGTTATTTTGTACAATATAAACAGCCGAATATTATTTACCAAAGCCATGTGCAAGACAAAGGCTGGCAAACACCAAGCAAAAATGGGCAAACAAATGGCTCGATGGGTCAAAGCAAACGAGTAGAAGCAATCAAAGTAAAAATTGAAAATGCCCCTGTGTCAGGCGGCGTTGAATATAGAACACATGTACAGGACAAAGGTTGGCAAAATTATGTGTCGAATAACCAATTAAGCGGAACGACAGGGGAATCTAAACGAGTAGAAGCTTATGACATTCGCTTGACTGGTGAGTTAGCAAAACATTTCGATGTGTATTATCGGACACATGCTGAGTATTTTGGCTGGTTAGGCTGGAATAAAAATGGAGGAATTAGTGGGACATCTGGTTACCGTTTTCGAATGGAAGCTTTTGATATCGTTCTAGTCAGAAAGATGTTGAATGGTCCGGCAGTTTCAAACAACTACAAAAAGGCACCAGCCGGTATGGGCAACTATTACATGGATGCCCCTAAACGAATCGAGTTAAAAACGAAACATTACTATACAGACCGTTCGTTAAATAGAGGAAATGATATTTCTGCTGGTACAGTCATCGATGTGAAAAAACGAGTGCTTGATAAAAATGGTTACCCGATTTTAGAGACACCTTATGGCTATGTGACAGCACATAAAAACATTGTTGCTGCGACAAGTAAAAACCAAAAGACATTTATGGATGTTCCTTATTATAATCAAATGGCAATGGGCTATCCAAATGGGTGTGAAGAATTTTCGCTTTATATGGCATTAGCTTATCTGGGAGCGACCCGTGGGCAAAATATTCATCAGGTCACAGAAGCAGTACCGAAAGTTCCTTCTTGGGGCAATCCGCATGAAGGCTTCAACGGACATCCAACAGATAAATACGGCTTCCATACGATATACCCGAGAGCATTTACACCTTATGCAAAAAGATATGCACCAAATTCAAGAGATATCAGTGGCGTTGGTACGGCTCAATTCAAAGAAGAGTTGATGAAAGGGAATCCTTTGGTTGTTTGGGGAACCTACCCATATTTAGCAGCACCAATCATTGATGGAACCTATTATGGTTCTTTAAAAGTTGCCAATTTACACGTTTGGTTGATCACTGGATTTGATGGAAATAGTTTCCATGTTACGGATCCGATCTACGGAACAATGTGGGTCAGTGAAGGAACGGTAGCTCTTTCATACAGTCCAAACAAAATGGCTGTTGCGATTGATAAATAG
- a CDS encoding LicD family protein produces MKELSINEIQEIGVEMLVYIDQICRKNDIEYSVYYGSLIGAERHQGYIPWDDDLDIVLTRPNYDRLIKILAKDETYLLLSLETRTEYRYPFAKLIDKRTCMKTKQFYHSEDPELGVFVDIFPIDGFPADQAERKAFGERCMLYLDNMLATLNASYAISKTRWKAYGKRVLYYPKYRKLLKQGNYAHWRSLLMDEIHKYPFEEAEICGYIEFIDEEWGIFPTDWFKEYEDIIFAGKTVRAIKDRKKFLTLRYGDYMELPPESERVTHHPYTFYWK; encoded by the coding sequence ATGAAAGAATTGAGTATTAATGAAATACAGGAAATTGGTGTCGAGATGCTTGTGTATATCGATCAGATTTGCCGAAAGAATGACATTGAGTATTCTGTTTATTATGGAAGCTTGATTGGAGCAGAAAGACATCAAGGGTATATTCCTTGGGATGATGACCTAGATATTGTGCTGACGCGTCCAAATTATGACCGTCTGATAAAGATTTTAGCGAAAGACGAAACGTATTTGCTGTTAAGTCTAGAGACACGTACTGAATATCGCTATCCATTTGCAAAATTGATCGACAAAAGAACTTGTATGAAAACAAAACAATTTTATCATAGTGAAGATCCAGAACTAGGTGTTTTTGTAGACATTTTTCCAATAGATGGTTTTCCAGCGGATCAAGCTGAAAGAAAAGCTTTTGGAGAGCGTTGCATGTTGTATCTAGATAATATGTTAGCAACGTTGAATGCTTCTTATGCAATCTCCAAAACGAGATGGAAGGCATATGGGAAAAGAGTTTTATACTATCCAAAGTATCGTAAGTTATTGAAGCAGGGAAATTATGCTCATTGGAGAAGTTTACTTATGGATGAAATACACAAGTATCCTTTTGAGGAAGCAGAGATTTGCGGTTATATCGAATTTATTGATGAAGAATGGGGAATTTTCCCGACGGATTGGTTTAAAGAATACGAAGATATTATCTTTGCTGGTAAAACAGTTCGTGCAATCAAAGACCGCAAAAAGTTTTTGACGCTGCGTTATGGAGACTACATGGAATTGCCGCCTGAATCAGAGCGAGTGACCCATCATCCTTATACTTTTTATTGGAAATAA
- a CDS encoding glycerophosphodiester phosphodiesterase — protein sequence MTKIIAHRGSKGTHPENTLIAFKEAVRVGADGIELDVHLSKDKQLVVIHDETVDRTTNGSGLVVDLTLAELKQLDAGLWFKPFPVEQKIPTLEEVLQLLEEEKFYGLLNIEIKTDQIQYEGIESQLVQLMQSRSWMFDYMYSSFHYPSLEKVWTLEKNRSIALIFKASEHKKNQAVKSSFIEGIHPNIEWVLEHIEELSDFPKAIRPWTVNDKEKMKRCIESRLSGIHTDFPEIALQVRKEVQAKG from the coding sequence GTGACCAAGATAATCGCTCACCGAGGGAGCAAAGGAACGCATCCGGAAAATACATTAATCGCATTCAAAGAAGCGGTTCGTGTGGGAGCAGATGGTATAGAGCTCGATGTTCATTTATCAAAGGACAAACAGCTAGTCGTGATTCATGATGAAACGGTTGATCGTACAACGAATGGTTCTGGCCTCGTAGTCGATCTAACTCTTGCGGAGCTAAAACAGCTGGATGCTGGTCTATGGTTTAAGCCGTTTCCAGTTGAACAGAAGATTCCAACGCTAGAAGAAGTCTTACAGTTGCTTGAAGAAGAGAAATTTTACGGTTTATTGAATATCGAAATAAAAACGGATCAAATCCAGTACGAAGGAATCGAATCGCAGCTTGTTCAGCTGATGCAAAGCCGATCGTGGATGTTTGATTATATGTATTCAAGTTTTCATTATCCTAGTCTGGAAAAGGTTTGGACGCTTGAAAAAAATCGATCGATCGCGCTGATATTCAAAGCCTCTGAGCATAAAAAAAATCAAGCAGTGAAATCATCATTTATCGAGGGGATCCATCCAAATATTGAATGGGTACTTGAGCATATAGAAGAGTTGAGCGATTTCCCTAAAGCGATTCGACCCTGGACTGTGAATGATAAAGAAAAAATGAAACGATGTATCGAGTCTCGATTGTCAGGAATCCATACAGATTTTCCAGAAATCGCACTGCAGGTGCGTAAAGAAGTACAAGCTAAAGGATGA
- a CDS encoding O-antigen ligase family protein, which produces MIKKANEVLDKVEIPFILVWEFMLIIRMISTYSLIPSKFDSIIFSVISLAGGLLFIRNGFDWIKRREKPSFLLLIFTLALVITSIANAPTGLVANFKLIIWEVLLFFVAYELGKKNRKDLFSLVEKVLVFTWFVLLVISLGMFFVQFQYTMPLDKLYYGIRMGFFENRLYGVFVDPNYAATISVVSFCFSIHLFKKAQSKLYRGFLITNLIVSFFFVVLSGSRTAMIESMAVVVVWVFFYFYYNKKTMALFKRLLLSTGLALVAVVVLSLTMTVTQKVSVVTAEAVSKVIVIKTNDGKDDISLDRPDTGEDSDISNSRFKLWKSAVEIFETKPLIGPSPKGLLHYAQKNLPNTWIAIKEQTPHNFLFFLLATTGLLGTIPFTLFVLYNMIKALVTLFKMNRTNYLEYLFYSLIVLTILISACLIPDIVLVNRLGALVFFLYIGRLNSKNEQETSELEL; this is translated from the coding sequence ATGATAAAAAAAGCTAATGAAGTTCTTGATAAGGTAGAAATACCTTTTATTCTCGTTTGGGAATTTATGTTGATCATACGCATGATCAGTACCTATAGTCTGATTCCATCAAAATTTGACAGTATTATTTTTTCTGTTATTTCATTAGCTGGGGGATTATTATTCATTCGTAACGGGTTTGATTGGATCAAAAGACGTGAGAAGCCAAGTTTCTTATTGCTGATCTTTACCTTGGCGTTGGTCATTACTTCCATCGCAAATGCACCGACAGGTTTAGTTGCTAATTTTAAATTGATTATATGGGAAGTACTTCTTTTCTTTGTGGCTTACGAACTTGGGAAGAAAAACCGTAAAGATTTATTTTCACTAGTAGAAAAAGTTTTAGTGTTTACATGGTTTGTTTTATTAGTTATTTCATTAGGAATGTTTTTTGTACAATTCCAGTATACGATGCCTTTAGATAAATTGTATTATGGGATTCGGATGGGCTTTTTTGAAAATCGCTTGTATGGTGTATTTGTAGATCCGAACTATGCTGCAACCATTTCTGTTGTTTCTTTTTGTTTTTCTATACACCTTTTCAAAAAGGCACAGTCAAAGCTATATAGAGGTTTTTTGATTACTAATCTAATCGTATCTTTCTTTTTCGTTGTCCTTTCAGGTTCAAGAACTGCAATGATCGAAAGTATGGCAGTTGTGGTTGTCTGGGTCTTTTTCTATTTTTATTATAATAAAAAGACGATGGCGCTTTTCAAACGTCTCTTGCTTTCAACAGGTCTTGCATTAGTTGCTGTTGTGGTTCTTTCTTTGACGATGACGGTCACTCAAAAAGTTTCAGTTGTTACTGCTGAAGCTGTCAGCAAGGTGATCGTGATCAAGACAAACGATGGAAAAGATGATATTTCTTTGGATCGACCTGACACAGGAGAGGATTCAGATATTTCTAATAGCCGATTTAAGCTATGGAAAAGCGCGGTTGAAATATTTGAGACTAAGCCATTGATTGGGCCATCTCCAAAAGGTTTACTTCACTATGCTCAGAAAAATTTACCAAATACTTGGATTGCAATAAAAGAGCAAACCCCACATAATTTTCTATTTTTCTTATTGGCGACGACAGGACTTTTAGGGACGATTCCATTTACATTGTTTGTTTTATATAACATGATCAAAGCATTAGTTACTCTTTTCAAGATGAATAGAACTAATTATCTTGAATACTTATTTTATAGCTTGATCGTCTTGACGATTTTGATATCTGCATGCTTGATCCCGGATATTGTATTAGTGAATCGATTAGGTGCATTAGTATTCTTCCTTTATATCGGTAGATTGAACTCAAAAAATGAGCAGGAAACGAGTGAATTAGAGCTATGA